The Leifsonia poae region GCGATGGCGTTCAGGTTGGTGTCCGTTCCGCCGCTGGACGCGCTCGCCGAGGCGAGTCGGGCGGCGGCGAGGAGTCCGCCGAGTGCGGCGAAGGTGGAGCACAGGATGAAGACCGAGATGTAGATCCGGTTCACCTTGATGCCCGCGCGGCGTGCTGCCTCGACCGAACCGCCGACGGCGAACACCGACCGCCCCCAGCGGGTGCGGGTGAGGAAGAAGTTCATCACGACGACGAGAACCACGAACAGCACGAAGGAGGCTCCGACACCGCTGTCGGTCGCGAGGTACCAGGTGACCGCACAGAGCGCGACCAGGAGCAGGGCCGCTTTGACGGTCGCGACGGTCATCGATCCGACCGAGAGCCCGGCCGCCCGGCGTCGCACCGAGCGGCGCCAGTCGGAGACGAAGAGCCCGATCGCGGCGATCGCCGAGAGGGCGTATGCCGCCCACGGGGGCAGGAAGGTCTGCTGCGAGAACGTCACGAGCCAGGAGTTGAACGGGATGTTGATGGAGCTGTTCGGCCCGAGCACCCACAGCTGCAGCCCGAGGAATCCGAGCAGACCGGCCAGCGTGATCACGAAGCTCGGCACGCCGAAGCGGGTGAACAGCAGACCATAGATGAGCCCGACGACGGCACCGGCGGCAAGGGCCGCGAGCGCGGCCACGACGAGCGGCCAGTGCATCTGGACGAACCCGACTCCGAGGATCGCCGCCGAGAGCCCGCTCACCGATCCGACCGAGAGGTCGATCTGGCCGAGCAGCAGCACGAGCACGATGCCGATGGAGATCGTGCCGACGGCTACGCACTGCAGGGTCAGCTGAACCAGGTTGCTGGCCGAGAGGAACAGCGGGTTGAGGATCTGGAAGACGGCCCAGATCACGATCAGCCCGACGACAACGGGCAGCGAACCGAGGTCGCCGCCGCGCACGCGCCGGCCGAATCCTCTGATCGCTCCGCCGAGGCCTTCTGAGCGGATGAGTCGTTCGTCCTGGAGGTCGGCCGCCTGCTGGGCGGTGGTCTCCGGCGCGGAGTCGGTCATGCCTCGGCCTTTCCTTCACTCGTACGTTCGGCCCGGCGGGTGACCACATTGTCGGTGGCGCCGGTGATGGCCGAGATGATCTCTTCGTAGCTGACGTCCGGCACGCGGAAGTCGCCGTTGTTGCGGCCGAGTCGCAGCACGAGCACGCGGTCGGCGACGGCCTGGACATCGGCCATGTTGTGGCTGATCAAGACGACGCCGAGGCCGCGCTCGCGCAGCCGTTCGATGAGGTTGAGCACCTCGGCGGTCTGGGCGACGCCGAGCGCGGCGGTCGGCTCGTCGAGGATGACGATGCGCGGGTCGCCGATCAGCGATCGCGCGATCGCGACGGTCTGGCGTTGCCCGCCCGAGAGGGAGGCGACGGCGATCCGCACCGATGGGATGCGCGCCGAGAGCTGCCGGAGCAGGCTCCACGAGCGCTGTTCCATCTCCTCTTCGTCGAGGGTGCCGTGGGTGATCTCCCGCCCGAGGAAGAGGTTCGACACCACATCCAGGTTGTCGCAGAGGGCGAGGTCTTGGAAGACCGTGGCGATGCCGAGCTCGCGGGAGACGGCCGGCGAGGGGATGCTCACCTGGTCGCCGTCGAAGCTGATCGTGCCCGAGTCCTGCGGGTGCACCCCGGCGAGGATCTTGACGAGTGTCGACTTCCCTGCTCCGTTGTCGCCGACGATGGCGACCACCTCGCCGGCGTAGACGTCGAGGTCGATGCCGGTGAGCGCTTGTACGGCGCCGAACCCTTTCGAGATGCCACGCAGGGTGAGCACGGGTTGACGCGTCGCGGGTTCGGGTTCGGCGACGGCGGATTCCATCGTCACGGGGTTCTCCTTCGAACGGGTGGGACTGGTGTGTCGGTTACAGGGTAAAGCGCCGGTCGGGGGATGCGTGGGCATCCCCCCGACCGGCGTCGGGTGCTACTTGATTCCGTACTTGGTGCAGGCCGCCTGGTAAGCGGCGGTGCAGATCTGCGAGACGCTGTCGGCTCCGTAGAACTTGTCTTTGACGACGGTGGTCTCGATGTTGTCGGTGGTCACAGCGACCGGCTGCAGAAGGAAGGACTGGATCGCCGCCCCCTTGGCCGTGTTGACCGTGGTGTCACCCTTGGGGCTCTTGCCGTTCGCGAGGTCGATGGCCAGTTGGGCCGCCTTCTCCGCTTCGGGCTGGATGGCCTTGTAGACCGTCATGTACTGGTCGCCCGCGAGGATGCGCTGGATGCCCGCGAGTTCGGCGTCCTGTCCGGTCACCGGGGGGACCGGGTTGACGTTCGCGGCTTTCAGCGCGGCGATGGCGCCGCCGCCGGTTCCGTCATTGGCGGCGTAGACCGCCTTGATCTGGCTGCCGAACTTGGTGATCTGGCCGGAGACCCAGTTCTGTGCCTGTGCCGGGTCCCATCCTGGTGTGTCGTACTCGGCGAGGACCTTGTAGCCGCTCGAGTCGATGACCGAGTGGGCACCCTTCTTGAACAGCGTCGCATTGTTGTCGGTGGGCGAGCCGTTGACCATCAGGATGCCGCTGCCGGCGGGCACATTGTCCTTCTTCAGCTTGTCGACGAGGGCGGTGGCCTGAAGTTCGCCGACCTTCTCGTTGTCGAACGAGATGTAGTAGCTGTCGTCCGGGCTGTCGATGAGGCGGTCGTAGGAGATCACGGGGATCTTCTTGAGCTTGGCCTCGTTGACGATCGAGGCGGCCGCTTCGCCGTCGAACGGGTCGAGCACGAGGACTTTCACGCCCGAGGTGATCATCGATTCCGCCTGCTGCTGCTGTTTGCTGGCGTCGCCGTCGGCGTTCGCGTACAGCACCGTGCAGTCGGGGCAGAGCGAGGCGACCTTCGCCGTGAAGAACGGCTTGTCCGCCGCCTCGTACCGGGCGGTGACGGAGTCGGGAAGGAGCAGTCCGATCTTGGCCTTGCTCGCATTGCTCGACGATGTGCTTCCGGAGCTTCCCGATCCGTTGGAACAGGCTGTGAGTGTTCCGGCTGTGAGCAGGATCGCGGCCGTCGCGATGACGGCTCTCGTGGTGGCGATCTTCATTGAAAAACCTCCGATTCGAAACCGCCATCGTTGGCGGCTGGGTTGAGTGTTGCAGGTGCGACTCTTGGCGTCAAGTATTGAAGACAACGGTTTCGATAACGGTTCGACCGTCAGTGCACTCGGCGCTCGGCAGTCGTCAGAGCGCGAGGTCGTCGGTGGCGATGCTCACGCAGTCGATCGCGTAGGCGACCGCGCCGAGCGTCGCCGCCCGGTTGCCGAGCTGGCCCTGCACGATGTCGGGCATCAGGTCTTCGTTCACGATGATCGAGCGTTCGACCGCGTGCCGCATGGGGCCGAGCAGCAGTTCGCCGGCCCGTGCCAGCTCTCCGCCGACCACGATGCGCTCGGGATCGAGCAGATTGCACAGATTGGCGGTGGCGATCCCGATGTGCTTGCCGGCGTCGGCGATGGCCCGGATGCAGCGTGCATCCCCAGCCATCGCCCGGACGACCACGTCGCCCAACTTGAGGCTGCCGAGATGGTCGCGCAACTCGTCGAGGATGGCGGGGCCGCCGGCGATGGCCTCGAGGCAGCCGCGATTGCCGCAGCGGCAGAGCGGGCCGTTCTCGCGGATCGTCGTATGCCCGAACTCGCCGGCGACCCCGTTGTTCCCGCGATAGAGCTGACCGTTGAGGAGCAGTCCGGCGCCGATGCCGTCGCCGATATCGAGAGTCAGCGTGTTGCGCTTCCCGCGCGCGGCACCCAGCCGGGATTCTGCCAGTGCCGAGAGATTCGCGGCATTGTCGACGAAGACCGGGCGTTTGACGCGACGCTCCATGACCTCGGCGACGGCGACGCCGTCCCAGCCGCGCATGATGCCGCTGCGGGCGATCGTCCCCGACGCCCGGTCCAGCGGCGCGGGGAGCGCGATGCCGAGCGCGAGCACTTCCTCGCGCGTGGCGTCGACCGAGTCGAGCATGTCGTTCAGCAGCAGCGAGACCTTGTCGAGCTCGTTGTCGGCGCGGTGGTCTTTGGCCAGCGGCATGTGGTTCTCGGCCACCACTGTGTTGGCGACGTCTGCCAGCGCGATGCGCATGTGGCGGGTCGAGAAATGCACGCCCACCACGAGCCCGAGGCGGTGGGCGAGCGTGACCTGTTGCGCTCGACGGCCGCTCCGGATGCTCTGCGTGGTGTGCAGCACCCCCGACGTCGAGAGCTCCTTGACGATGTTGGAGACGGTGGCCGGCGAGAGGCCGGTCGCCCCCGCGAGCTCGACCTGCGTGAGCCCTCCGTGCTTCTTGATGGCATCGACGATTCGAGCTCGGTTGGCTTCACGAAGTGAAGTCTGAGAGCCGGGGGTGCGTCTCTGGGTTGCCACGATGAGCAGGATACATGTCTGCACATCGAGCGCTCATTGTGAGCATTCGACGCGCGCGGAAGGGGCTGGACTTGGCAGGATAGGGTCATGGCCGATTTGCACGTTCACCCCGACCGCCTGGAGATCCACCTCACGGCGGCCGAGAAGGTGCTCGCGCTCAAACGGGAGAACCTCGTCGTGCCGCGCGAGAGCATCCGGTCGGTGGCGATCACCGAAGACCCGTGGATCTGGATCCGCGGCATCCGTGCCCCGGGCGCCGGTGTTCCGCTCACGCTCGCCATCGGCACCTGGAAATTCCACGGCGGCAAGGACTTCCTGCTCATCAAGGGCAAGCAGCGCGCGGCCGTCGTGCTCGACCTCGAGGGGGAGGAGTATTCGCGCATCATCGTCTCCACCCCGCACGCGGCGAAGCTCATCGAGACGCTGCGACTCGACGCCGACGAGACCGCCGCCGGTGGAGAACTCATCGACTGAGCACGATCGACCGGCACGACCGTGTCGACCGAGCCCGACTGTGCCGATCAGCGCATCAGCGCCTCAGCGCATCAGCGCCTCAGCCGAGCGAGAGCAGCACGAGCCCCGCGAGTGGAAGCACGCCCTGCACGAGGGCGGCGCGCAGATACAGGCGACCGGTGGTGAGCAGCACGACGGCGGCGAGCACCATGCAGGTGGCGCTGAAGAACACCAGACCGAAGCCGACGTGCCGCAGCGTCGTCCAGTAGAGCACGAGCCCGACGGCCGCGCCGCCGGCGAGGAACAGGTTGTAGAAGCCCTGGTTGTAGGCCATCGGGCGCACGGTGTCCGCATCCCGCTGGGTGGCGATGCCGAAGCGGCGCCATACCGTCGGCGATGACCAGAGAACGCTCTCCATCGCGAAGATCATCAGATGCACGACGGCCGCCGCCGCGATCAGAATCGATCCGATGATGGCCATGCAGGTGAGCATACGCTTGCTGCCATGGAAGCTCTCGACACCTCCTGTGTGATCGTCGGCGGTGGTCCCGCCGGCATGATGCTCGGTCTGATCCTCGCCCGCGCGGGTCTCGACGTCGTCGTGCTGGAGAAGCACGCCGACTTCTTCCGCGACTTCCGCGGTGACACCATCCACCCGTCCACCGTCACTCTGCTCGGCGAGCTGGGGTTGCGCGAGCGGTTCCTCGCGCTGCCGCACACGAGCATCCGCACGCTCGACGTCGTGGTGAACGGTTCTCGGCTGCATCCGATCGATTTCGGCCGTCTCGGCGCTCCGGACGACTTCCTCGTGCTCGCGCCGCAATGGGATTTCCTGTCGTTCCTCGGGAGCGAGGCGGCGGTCAACCCGGGCTTCCACCTGCTGATGGAGACCGAAGCGAGCGACGTGATCGTAGAGGACCATGCCATCCGCGGTGTCGTCGTCCGCGGTCCGGACGGCGTGCGGGAGGTGAGGGCCCCTCTCACGGTCGCTGCCGACGGCCGTGACTCCCGCATCCGCACTGCCGCCGGGCTGCTCCCGCGTCGCTTCGGGGTCGGTATCGACGTGCTCTGGTTCCACCTGCCCAAGCCCGCTGTCGCTCCGCCGAGCACCCTCGCCTACGTGGATGAGGGCGCAATGGTCGTCACCATCGACCGCGGCGACTACTACCAGACCGGGCTCATCATCCCGAAAGGCGGCTTCGACGCTCTCAAGGCCAGCGGGCTGGAGGCGTTCCGGCAGCTACTCGCGACGACGGCCCCGGTGCTCGCTCCCGTGGCCGGAAGCATCACCGATTGGGAGGCGGTGAAACTGCTCTCCGTTCAGATCAACCGCCTGGAACGCTGGTACCGCAGCGGCCTGCTCGCCATCGGCGACGCCGCGCACGCCATGTCGCCGGCGTTCGGCGTCGGGGTGAACTACGCCGTGCAAGATGCGGTGGCTGCGGCGAATGCGCTCGCCGCCCCGCTGCGGGCGGGCGCCGTCGACCTGCGGGTGCTCGACGCCGTGCAGCGGCGTCGTCTGCCACCGGTCGCGCGGATGCAGTCCCTGCAGATCGCCGCCCACGCGCGCATCGCTCGCCCCGGGGGCACGACACTGCTGCCGGACCCGTTGCCCGCCCCGGCCCGCTGGGGGCTGGATGCGGCCATGCCGCTGGTGCAGAGACTGACCGCGCGGGTGATCGGCCGCGGGTTCCTGCCGGAGTCGCTGGCGCCCGAACT contains the following coding sequences:
- a CDS encoding ABC transporter substrate-binding protein: MKIATTRAVIATAAILLTAGTLTACSNGSGSSGSTSSSNASKAKIGLLLPDSVTARYEAADKPFFTAKVASLCPDCTVLYANADGDASKQQQQAESMITSGVKVLVLDPFDGEAAASIVNEAKLKKIPVISYDRLIDSPDDSYYISFDNEKVGELQATALVDKLKKDNVPAGSGILMVNGSPTDNNATLFKKGAHSVIDSSGYKVLAEYDTPGWDPAQAQNWVSGQITKFGSQIKAVYAANDGTGGGAIAALKAANVNPVPPVTGQDAELAGIQRILAGDQYMTVYKAIQPEAEKAAQLAIDLANGKSPKGDTTVNTAKGAAIQSFLLQPVAVTTDNIETTVVKDKFYGADSVSQICTAAYQAACTKYGIK
- a CDS encoding sugar ABC transporter permease gives rise to the protein MTDSAPETTAQQAADLQDERLIRSEGLGGAIRGFGRRVRGGDLGSLPVVVGLIVIWAVFQILNPLFLSASNLVQLTLQCVAVGTISIGIVLVLLLGQIDLSVGSVSGLSAAILGVGFVQMHWPLVVAALAALAAGAVVGLIYGLLFTRFGVPSFVITLAGLLGFLGLQLWVLGPNSSINIPFNSWLVTFSQQTFLPPWAAYALSAIAAIGLFVSDWRRSVRRRAAGLSVGSMTVATVKAALLLVALCAVTWYLATDSGVGASFVLFVVLVVVMNFFLTRTRWGRSVFAVGGSVEAARRAGIKVNRIYISVFILCSTFAALGGLLAAARLASASASSGGTDTNLNAIAAAVIGGTSLFGGRGSAWSALLGILVIQSISSGLTLLSLDSSVRYMITGAVTLLAVIIDSLSRRSRASHGQA
- a CDS encoding FAD-dependent oxidoreductase, translating into MEALDTSCVIVGGGPAGMMLGLILARAGLDVVVLEKHADFFRDFRGDTIHPSTVTLLGELGLRERFLALPHTSIRTLDVVVNGSRLHPIDFGRLGAPDDFLVLAPQWDFLSFLGSEAAVNPGFHLLMETEASDVIVEDHAIRGVVVRGPDGVREVRAPLTVAADGRDSRIRTAAGLLPRRFGVGIDVLWFHLPKPAVAPPSTLAYVDEGAMVVTIDRGDYYQTGLIIPKGGFDALKASGLEAFRQLLATTAPVLAPVAGSITDWEAVKLLSVQINRLERWYRSGLLAIGDAAHAMSPAFGVGVNYAVQDAVAAANALAAPLRAGAVDLRVLDAVQRRRLPPVARMQSLQIAAHARIARPGGTTLLPDPLPAPARWGLDAAMPLVQRLTARVIGRGFLPESLAPELREPGSGLRRGASARSR
- a CDS encoding ROK family transcriptional regulator, with the translated sequence MATQRRTPGSQTSLREANRARIVDAIKKHGGLTQVELAGATGLSPATVSNIVKELSTSGVLHTTQSIRSGRRAQQVTLAHRLGLVVGVHFSTRHMRIALADVANTVVAENHMPLAKDHRADNELDKVSLLLNDMLDSVDATREEVLALGIALPAPLDRASGTIARSGIMRGWDGVAVAEVMERRVKRPVFVDNAANLSALAESRLGAARGKRNTLTLDIGDGIGAGLLLNGQLYRGNNGVAGEFGHTTIRENGPLCRCGNRGCLEAIAGGPAILDELRDHLGSLKLGDVVVRAMAGDARCIRAIADAGKHIGIATANLCNLLDPERIVVGGELARAGELLLGPMRHAVERSIIVNEDLMPDIVQGQLGNRAATLGAVAYAIDCVSIATDDLAL
- a CDS encoding DUF1304 domain-containing protein, translated to MAIIGSILIAAAAVVHLMIFAMESVLWSSPTVWRRFGIATQRDADTVRPMAYNQGFYNLFLAGGAAVGLVLYWTTLRHVGFGLVFFSATCMVLAAVVLLTTGRLYLRAALVQGVLPLAGLVLLSLG
- a CDS encoding ATP-binding cassette domain-containing protein, which produces MESAVAEPEPATRQPVLTLRGISKGFGAVQALTGIDLDVYAGEVVAIVGDNGAGKSTLVKILAGVHPQDSGTISFDGDQVSIPSPAVSRELGIATVFQDLALCDNLDVVSNLFLGREITHGTLDEEEMEQRSWSLLRQLSARIPSVRIAVASLSGGQRQTVAIARSLIGDPRIVILDEPTAALGVAQTAEVLNLIERLRERGLGVVLISHNMADVQAVADRVLVLRLGRNNGDFRVPDVSYEEIISAITGATDNVVTRRAERTSEGKAEA